A genomic segment from Aspergillus puulaauensis MK2 DNA, chromosome 1, nearly complete sequence encodes:
- a CDS encoding snoRNA-binding rRNA-processing protein DIP2 (BUSCO:EOG09260EE7;~COG:A;~EggNog:ENOG410PG22;~InterPro:IPR036322,IPR015943,IPR001680,IPR007148, IPR019775,IPR020472,IPR017986;~PFAM:PF04003,PF00400;~go_function: GO:0005515 - protein binding [Evidence IEA]): MVKSYLKFEHSKTFGLVTSASSNAIWVRDDAIAGVARQTGAGRAVAGAGEEVLCWDIKKGELLGRWKDSSCKAQVTVVTQSKTDEDIFAVGYEDGSIRLWDSRTESVIISFNGHKSAITQLAFDSAGVRLASGSRDTNIIVWDLISEVGLFKLRGHTDQVTSLRFLVPSPELLNQAGLIDHTGFLITTGKDALIKVWDLASQRCIETHIAQSNGECWSLGLAPDQSGCITGGNDGELKAWSIDEGAMIEISKEKVGSEDRKILTDRGAFYRNGKDRTTGISFHPRADYVAFHGSEKAVEIWRIRSGTEVQKSLARKRKRRKEKEAQRAAENGESTEKAGKEEEEADVSAAPVTEVFVSHIIVRTGGKVRSFDWIRAKSSGKLQLLAATTNNQLEAYSVATLNKKAKDEDDVDYSRTLAVDIPGHRTDIRSVALSSDDRMLASASNGSLKVWNVRTQNCLRTLECGYALCSAFLPGDKIVVVGNKDGELEVFDIASSTLLDTIKAHDGPVWSLQVHPDGKSLASGSADKSVKFWNFQVVQEEIPGTKRTTPRLKLIHSRTLKVSDDILSVRFSPDARLLAVSLLDNTVKVFFNDSLKLFLNLYGHKLPVLNMDISWDSKLIVTCSADKTVRLWGLDFGDCHKSFLAHEDSIMAVAFVPSNNEGNGHNFFSISKDRIIKYWDGDKFEHIQKLAGHHGEVWAMAISRTGEFIVTASHDKSIRTWEQTDEPLFLEEEREKELEEIYDNNLAASLEEEDGADGEKAEAVEAGKQTTDTLMAGEKIMEALDLGMEDLMVMREWRAVKARKPNAAPPARNPLYMALNNVSAEQYLLNVVQKIPPAALQDALLVLPFSKVQALFTFLNIWASREWNVPLTCRVLFFMLKTHHRQIVASKMMRPMLDNIRSSLRRVLTRQKDEMGFNLSALQFVGQQVKAHGTKDYIDEETWEEQERTTGTGKKRVFSSIA, encoded by the exons ATGGTGAAGTCATATCT AAAATTCGAGCACTCGAAGACTTTCGGGCTCGTCACCTCCGCATCGTCAAATGCGATTTGGGTCCGAGACGATGCAATTGCCGGGGTTGCACGCCAAACAGGTGCAGGAAGGGCTGTAGCAGGTGCGGGCGAAGAAGTTTTGTGCTGGGATATCAAAAAAGGTGAACTACTGGGGAGGTGGAAAGATTCTTCTTGCAAAGCACAAGTCACCGTGGTTACACAAAGCAAGACCGACGAGGATATTTTCGCTGTTGG CTATGAAGACGGCAGCATTCGTCTCTGGGATTCGAGGACCGAGTCTGTAATTATCTCCTTCAACGGCCACAAATCTGCCATCACACAACTTGCGTTCGACAGTGCAGGTGTCCGTCTTGCAAGTGGCTCTAGGGATACCAACATCATTGTCTGGGATTTGATTTCAGAAGTTGGATTATTCAAGCTACGCGGACACACAGACCAGGTCACTTCTCTCCGTTTCCTGGTGCCATCGCCGGAGCTGCTCAATCAAGCTGGATTGATCGATCACACCGGTTTCCTGATAACAACTGGGAAAGATGCGTTGATTAAAGTTTGGGATCTGGCGTCTCAGCGCTGCATTGAAACACACATCGCACAATCAAACGGAGAATGCTGGAGTTTAGGTCTCGCTCCCGATCAGAGCGGTTGTATAACCGGAGGCAACGACGGCGAGTTGAAGGCTTGGTCAATCGATGAAGGAGCCATGATCGAGATTTCCAAAGAGAAAGTTGGCTCAGAGGACCGCAAAATTTTGACTGACAGAGGGGCATTCTACCGTAACGGAAAGGACCGAACAACAGGGATCAGTTTCCACCCACGAGCAGACTATGTGGCCTTCCATGGCTCAGAAAAGGCCGTGGAAATATGGCGCATCCGCTCCGGGACAGAGGTTCAAAAGAGCCTAGCGAGAAAGCGCAAGCggagaaaggagaaggaggcacAGCGTGCGGCAGAAAACGGCGAATCTACTGAGAAGGCCgggaaagaggaggaagaagctgatGTCTCTGCAGCTCCAGTTACTGAAGTCTTCGTATCTCACATCATCGTCAGAACGGGCGGCAAGGTTAGGTCTTTCGATTGGATCAGAGCGAAATCGAGCGGAAAGCTCCAACTATTGGCGGCTACCACGAACAATCAGCTAGAGGCCTACAGCGTCGCGACTTTAAATAAGAAGGCtaaggacgaagacgacgtgGATTACAGCCGAACCCTGGCCGTGGATATACCAGGCCATCGCACGGACATCAGGTCGGTTGCCCTGAGCTCCGACGACCGAATGCTAGCTTCTGCTTCCAACGGAAGCCTCAAGGTGTGGAACGTCCGCACGCAGAACTGTTTAAGAACACTGGAATGTGGCTATGCGTTATGCTCTGCCTTCCTTCCAGGTGATAAAATTGTTGTGGTTGGCAATAAGGATGGTGAGCTAGAAGTCTTCGATATCGCATCCTCTACGCTCTTAGATACCATTAAAGCACACGATGGCCCTGTGTGGTCTTTGCAAGTGCACCCGGACGGCAAATCCTTGGCCAGTGGCAGTGCAGATAAGTCCGTGAAGTTTTGGAACTTCCAGGTTGTACAGGAAGAAATTCCTGGTACCAAGAGAACGACGCCTCGGTTGAAATTGATACACTCGAGGACACTAAAGGTCTCAGACGACATTTTAAGTGTCCGGTTCTCGCCCGATGCTCGCTTGCTGGCCGTTTCACTGCTGGATAATACTGTCAAGGTTTTTTTCAACGACTCTTTAAAGCTGTTCTTGAACCTTTATGGTCACAAACTCCCTGTCCTAAACATGGACATCTCTTGGGACAGCAAGCTCATCGTCACCTGCTCAGCTGACAAGACAGTCCGCCTATGGGGTCTAGATTTTGGTGATTGTCATAAATCCTTCCTTGCTCACGAGGACAGCATTATGGCTGTGGCTTTCGTACCCAGTAATAATGAAGGTAACGGGCATAACTTCTTCAGTATCAGCAAAGATCGGATCATCAAGTACTGGGATGGTGATAAATTCGAACATATCCAAAAGCTGGCAGGGCATCATGGTGAGGTCTGGGCAATGGCAATCAGCCGCACTGGCGAGTTCATTGTCACCGCCAGTCACGATAAGAGTATCCGCACATGGGAGCAGACAGATGAGcccctgttcctggaagaagaacgcgAAAAGGAACTCGAAGAGATCTATGATAACAATCTTGCGGCTTCgctcgaagaagaggatggcgCGGATGGCGAAAAGGCCGAAGCAGTAGAAGCCGGAAAACAGACAACCGACACCCTCATGGCTGGAGAAAAGATCATGGAAGCACTGGATCTGGGAATGGAAGACCTCATGGTGATGCGCGAATGGCGCGCAGTCAAGGCAAGGAAACCGAACGCAGCACCTCCCGCCCGCAACCCGTTGTACATGGCCTTAAACAACGTCTCCGCCGAGCAGTATCTGCTCAACGTCGTGCAAAAGATTCCACCCGCCGCCCTCCAGGAcgctcttcttgtcctcccaTTCTCGAAGGTTCAGGCGCTCTTCACGTTCCTCAACATCTGGGCCAGCCGAGAGTGGAACGTCCCTCTCACCTGCCGTGTGCTGTTCTTTATGCTCAAAacacaccaccgccagatCGTTGCCAGCAAGATGATGCGGCCCATGCTCGACAATATCCGCTCCTCGCTCCGTCGAGTCCTCACGCGCCAGAAAGACGAAATGGGATTCAACCTTTCTGCTTTGCAATTCGTTGGTCAGCAGGTTAAAGCCCACGGAACAAAGGATTACATTGATGAGGAAACCTGGGAGGAACAGGAGCGAACAACGGGAACTGGCAAGAAACGTGTCTTCTCCAGCATTGCCTAA
- a CDS encoding metalloendopeptidase WSS1 (COG:P;~EggNog:ENOG410PHT8;~InterPro:IPR013536,IPR001876;~MEROPS:MER0215799;~PFAM:PF08325) translates to MRELDPLVNEYQHDRHRPRDSEALLILQKIASLVKPIMRRRSWRVGTLSEFYPHQQNLLGLNINGGQKICLRLRHSGDQNQFLPFDQVVDTMLHELCHIVHGPHNQQFHALWNQLRDEHTELAIKGYTGEGFMSHGRRLGGQKVPIDEARRQARAAAERRRTLYAGSGQRVGGTGPARGADMRRIIADAAQRRIDVTQGCASGADNSTELAEEASRSGFRTKAEEDDANEQAIMQVYIDLIEEEEREKYGPSYIPPSQDNPAGPRTTLSPPPVPDHTKPIVPVQDEGAIDLTIDDSAFADSWTCPTCTLVNPSNFLCCDACASERPRPVNSRSVSGPPTAARSRSSTPSTQNKGKGPINRTIGHRSFKNRKNAVESLSSIEKNAQERPLGWLCNSCGAFMETEWWTCSSCGKMKQAS, encoded by the exons ATGCGGGAGCTGGACCCGCTGGTCAACGAGTACCAGCATGACAGGCATCGGCCGAGGGACTCAGAGGCCCTTCTGATTCTCCAAAAGATCGCTTCTTTGGTGAAACCGATTATGCGCCGACGATCATGGCGTGTTGGTACTTTGAGCGAGTTCTACCCCCACCAGCAGAATCTTCTGGGCCTTAATATCAACGGCGGTCAAAAGATCTGTCTTCGCCTTCGACATTCGGGGGACCAGAATCAGTTTTTACCTTTCGACCAGGTAGTAGACACTATGTTACATGA ATTATGTCACATTGTACACGGACCACATAATCAACAGTTCCATGCCCTCTGGAACCAATTACGTGATGAACATACAGAGCTTGCCATTAAAGGGTATACCGGCGAGGGATTTATGTCACACGGAAGACGTTTGGGTGGACAAAAGGTACCCATTGATGAAGCTCGTAGACAGGCCCGAGCCGCTGCAGAGCGGAGACGGACCCTCTATGCCGGATCGGGACAAAGAGTTGGAGGCACAGGGCCTGCGCGTGGCGCCGACATGCGAAGGATCATAGCTGATGCTGCGCAACGACGCATAGACGTGACCCAGGGTTGCGCCTCCGGAGCAGATAACTCTACTGAACTTGCGGAGGAAGCCTCGAGGAGTGGCTTCCGaaccaaggccgaggaagatgatgcaaaCGAGCAAGCGATAATGCAAGTATATATTGACCTgattgaggaggaagaaagagagaagtaCGGGCCCTCGTACATTCCTCCTAGTCAGGACAACCCAGCCGGGCCTCGAACGACCCTTTCCCCCCCACCGGTACCCGACCATACCAAGCCGATCGTGCCGGTTCAGGATGAGGGTGCAATCGATCTTACGATCGATGATAGTGCCTTTGCCGATTCATGGACGTGTCCAACGTGCACGCTTGTTAACCCTTCTAATTTTCTATGTTGCGATGCATGCGCATCGGAACGTCCTCGCCCCGTCAATTCTCGATCCGTTTCTGGTCCGCCTACCGCGGCAAGGTCTAGGTCTAGCACTCCTAGTACGCAGAATAAGGGCAAAGGCCCTATAAACCGTACGATTGGACACAGATCTTTCAAGAACCGAAAGAACGCTGTTGAATCGCTGTCCAGCATTGAGAAAAACGCCCAGGAACGGCCACTGGGTTGGCTATGTAATTCTTGCGGTGCCTTTATGGAGACGGAGTGGTGGACTTGCTCGAGCTGTGGGAAGATGAAACAAGCATCCTGA
- a CDS encoding DUF1776 domain-containing protein (COG:S;~EggNog:ENOG410PFR7;~InterPro:IPR013952,IPR036291;~PFAM:PF08643;~TransMembrane:1 (o84-102i)) → MTSDDQFFFDYLASIPHDVRRYSMQVADAIDRHVDHAADAVRDTLSHQSWLPSSVRPSPKTRPFTPESHSLYDRMQNWAMRNRAWSAAILAFVGTTSILYFGSNKLRAKRRKAKRAANGGRKEIIVVAGSPHEPMTRSIAADLDRRGYIVYITVSSAEEEHLVRGENRPDIRPLWIDLTTLPSSPSEVHPSLSEIHTMITKPRAPMPGVPPHICQLSGLVLVPSPNFVAGPVATIPPSSWVDTINTRLLSPILTTQLFLPLLTLRNTNSTIVLVYPSISSSLSAPFAGPEVATARALSGFATSLRRELGLLHHNNVDLVELKLGNIDLGPQYRAPNSHIAGTEVLTWSVQQRSLYGPQYLNSIEQRPVASAGPGMVRGSPARALHNALMDALEPTPRNIFGRRAAKTPIRYAGRGARSYYLIGQWAPPGLVGWMLGLRTGYPTPVESASGSSSETGWEKVDR, encoded by the exons ATGACTAGTGACGATcagttcttcttcgactAT CTTGCTTCTATTCCTCATGACGTAAGGAGATACTCGATGCAAGTCGCTGATGCGATTGACCGGCACGTCGACCATGCTGCGGACGCCGTTCGAGATACCCTTTCGCATCAATCATGGCTTCCATCGAGTGTGAGACCGTCGCCGAAAACCCGACCTTTCACTCCGGAGTCGCACTCGCTGTATGATCGTATGCAGAATTGGGCTATGCGCAATCGAGCATGGAGTGCCGCTATTTTGGCTTTCGTGGGGACGACTAGCATCCTGTACTTTGGAAGTAATAAGTTGAGGGCTAAGAGACGGAAGGCTAAAAGAGCTGCAAATGGTGGCCGGAAGGAAATAATAG TTGTTGCTGGGTCACCGCATGAACCGATGACTAGGTCGATAGCCGCTGATTTAGATCGTCGTGGTTACATTGTTTATATCACCGTGtcatcagcagaagaagagcaccTTGTCCGTGGGGAGAATCGACCCGATATAAGGCCTTTATGGATCGACTTAACGACG CTGccttcatcgccgtcggAGGTGCACCCATCCCTAAGTGAGATCCATACTATGATTACGAAACCGCGTGCACCAATGCCTGGAGTGCCACCACATATCTGTCAACTGAGCGGGCTTGTATTAGTCCCCTCGCCAAACTTTGTAGCGGGCCCCGTTGCTACGATTCCGCCCTCGTCATGGGTCGATACCATTAATACACGCCTTCTTTCACCCATCTTAACCACGCAGCTCTTTTTACCTCTTCTTACTCTTCGAAACACAAACAGCACTATTGTACTTGTCTACCCatcgatatcttcatctctATCAGCACCTTTCGCTGGCCCCGAAGTAGCAACAGCACGCGCTTTGTCAGGTTTCGCAACATCCCTTCGCAGAGAATTGGGCCTTTTGCACCACAACAATGTTGACCTAGTGGAATTGAAACTTGGAAATATTGACCTCGGACCACAATATCGGGCGCCGAATAGCCATATTGCGGGAACCGAAGTTCTCACCTGGAGTGTCCAACAGCGGTCTTTGTATGGACCCCAATATCTCAATAGCATCGAGCAACGACCCGTGGCATCCGCTGGACCCGGGATGGTACGAGGATCACCTGCCAGAGCCCTTCATAACGCATTGATGGATGCCTTGGAACCGACGCCGAGGAATATATTCGGACGACGAGCTGCAAAGACGCCTATCAGGTacgcaggaagaggagcacgGTCTTACTATTTGATTGGCCAATGGGCACCCCCTGGCCTGGTTGGTTGGATGCTAGGCCTGCGAACAGGATATCCGACCCCCGTCGAGAGCGCCAGTGGTAGTAGTAGCGAGACGGGATGGGAAAAAGTTGACCGGTGA
- a CDS encoding uncharacterized protein (COG:S;~EggNog:ENOG410PJP6;~InterPro:IPR011990,IPR006597;~PFAM:PF08238;~go_function: GO:0005515 - protein binding [Evidence IEA]) — MAHRPQYNTRSPSNDAIRGGAVSPRIEHFDGEVPPALSPLDAFAFQGRLLARQLEDSARRDRRLSRLPPSSVARSLSQGRPGYFRSQSSSDASRSGAGTALTRQPTQKNYPEPEEPRFRPQSEHPRLSSISHISSENNYSGGDDATPKNESPTADNEGFRFDAARAESPEYDNTLRASSEGPRRFYAASPVGHALPAPQKTSSTDSASSRLNIPRSLAPPGSPLSRPSSSSRGPQTESSDDDYSSSNAGSTFSNQRKLSSSSAMSTPYSPMASMARSHPRSPSISSEASNSSHLPRPSFNFSRPLSRSSTSLSAPIGLGVSEQPPCNMQGAMNRSSKPSPIVLPGGSSDMLSTPTDDPSSSVSSYIYAKYALPRGRGVPRDSVVFSGLQTPHFEWQEPLFESPEQRPRTAEPQRTVRTPSISPSRPENTQKRLSAHEPTVPDDRLLTPVVSASSAHTTPLPEKPEPESASARARSSETARTDDISETTSSADSASTLRPQTAKTAATSAVISAEEHVAKGIELHEKGSLNESTYHLRIAAKQDHPVAMLLYALACRHGWGMRPNQREGVRWLRKAMDSVGLELSGGDSDSVVSAKAKELQKAYRAQFALSVYELGVSHLNGWGIEQDKPLALRCFETAGRWGDVDALAEAGYCYAEGVGCKKDLKKAAKFYREAEAKGMSMVGNSWIYKAKYMSDDGPETRSRGRQANTPEKKGRSKSRTRSLFQRKKAHPAEA; from the exons ATGGCCCATCGGCCGCAGTACAATACCCGCTCGCCTTCCAACGATGCCATTCGAGGCGGCGCAGTTTCGCCGCGCATCGAACATTTCGACGGTGAAGTCCCGCCAGCACTCTCCCCGCTCGATGCGTTCGCGTTTCAAGGCCGGCTGCTGGCCCGCCAGTTGGAGGACTCCGCACGACGAGATCGACGATTGAGCCGCTTGCCCCCCTCCAGTGTTGCACGATCTTTGTCCCAGGGTCGACCGGGCTATTTCCGATCTCAATCGTCTAGCGATGCTTCACGCAGCGGTGCAGGAACGGCACTTACCAGGCAGCCAACCCAAAAGAATTATCCGGAACCGGAAGAGCCTCGCTTTCGCCCACAGTCCGAACACCCTCGGTTAAGCAGTATTTCCCATATTAGCAGTGAAAACAACTACTCAGGCGGGGATGATGCGACGCCGAAGAACGAGTCTCCTACTGCTGACAACGAAGGCTTCCGGTTTGATGCGGCGCGCGCCGAATCCCCGGAGTATGACAATACACTACGTGCTTCATCAGAAGGTCCGCGCCGGTTCTATGCTGCATCTCCTGTTGGACACGCGCTCCCCGCGCCGCAAAAAACTTCCTCGACCGATTCGGCTTCGTCCCGCTTGAATATTCCTCGCAGTCTTGCCCCGCCTGGCTCCCCGCTTTCCCGCCCGTCGAGCAGTTCTCGTGGACCCCAAACGGAGAGTTCAGACGATGACTACAGCAGCTCCAATGCTGGCTCAACCTTCTCAAACCAGCGCAAGCTATCTTCTAGTAGCGCGATGTCAACGCCGTATTCTCCTATGGCCTCAATGGCCCGTTCCCACCCTCGATCACCGTCTATAAGCTCTGAGGCATCGAACTCCAGCCATCTTCCGCGCCCGTCGTTCAATTTTTCCCGTCCTTTGAGCAGGTCTAGCACTAGCCTTTCTGCGCCCATTGGGCTTGGGGTATCGGAACAGCCGCCTTGCAACATGCAGGGCGCGATGAACCGTAGCAGCAAGCCCAGCCCGATTGTTCTGCCGGGAGGTTCTTCAGATATGCTTTCTACGCCAACGGATGAcccttcctcttccgtaTCTTCCTATATATATGCCAAGTACGCACTTCCTCGCGGACGTGGGGTGCCTAGAGATTCGGTTGTTTTCTCCGGGTTGCAGACACCCCATTTTGAATGGCAGGAACCTCTATTTGAGAGCCCCGAGCAGCGGCCAAGGACCGCTGAACCTCAGAGAACTGTGAGGACGCCTTCCATATCACCGTCTCGTCCAGAGAACACCCAGAAAAGGCTATCGGCTCATGAACCTACGGTTCCTGACGATAGACTCTTAACGCCCGTGGTCTCCGCGTCATCAGCGCACACTACACCGTTGCCTGAGAAGCCTGAACCCGAGAGTGCCTCAGCTCGGGCCCGGAGCTCGGAAACGGCTAGAACTGATGATATCTCTGAAACAACGTCCTCTGCAGACTCTGCATCAACATTACGCCCGCAGACGGCGAAGACAGCCGCGACTTCTGCGGTGATATCCGCGGAGGAGCATGTCGCAAAGGGTATTGAGCTTCACGAGAAGGGGTCCTTGAATGAGTCTACATATCATTTGCGAATTGCCGCAAAACAGGACCACCCCGTTGCAATGTTACTGTACGCTTTGGCTTGTCGACATGGTTGGGGTATGCGGCCTAACCAACGGGAAGGCGTGCGGTGGCTGCGCAAGGCTATGGATTCAGTTGGACTGGAACTATCTGGCGGCGACTCAGACTCAGTTGTGTCAGCTAAAGCTAAAGAACTACAAAAGGCGTACCGGGCCCAATTTGCTCTCAGCGTTTATGAGCTCGGCGTCAGTCATCTTAATGGCTGGGGTATCGAACAGGACAAACCCCTTGCGCTGCGATGTTTTGAAACCGCAGGTCGCTGGGGAGACGTTGACGCCCTTGCTGAGGCGGGTTACTGTTACGCCGAAGGGGTTGGCTGTAAGAAAGActtgaagaaggcggcgaAGTTCTATCGCGAGGCCGAAGCCAAGGGAATGAGCATGGTTGGAAACAGTTG GATATATAAGGCCAAGTACATGTCAGATGATGGGCCCGAGACCCGGTCTCGTGGCCGGCAGGCAAATACCCCGGAAAAGAAGGGGCGCAGCAAATCGCGAACTCGCAGCTTGTTCCAGCGCAAAAAGGCCCACCCCGCCGAAGCATAA
- a CDS encoding DUF3712 domain-containing protein (COG:S;~EggNog:ENOG410PNSR;~InterPro:IPR022185;~PFAM:PF12505), giving the protein MEISDPSPDGFHLNQKQVIGSGSTFKPKLYSFNADVSLLGSPKFTTVTVPDVQGRDGYVVNINQWVDLSSVGDFEAFSTAVMMNEEFKLNIYGEPRLKLGALPTIDIDYNKTITMKGLNKLEGFKIEKLGLNTKLGQGRNAEGTVFIPNPSVLTLTMGNLTLDISSNGTKLGQSFLDDLVLLPGDNHVPMTSFLDITALADLLPGDGILPLTIVGKSSVYNKQPLSYFTKALQANTLNTNVNLSAVLG; this is encoded by the exons ATGGAGATCAGCGACCCCAGTCCCGATGGATTCCACCTCAACCAGAAGCAGGTCATTGGAAGCGGCAGTACATTCAAGCCCAAGCTCTACAGCTTTAATGCCGACGTCAGCCTCCTGGGCTCGCCTAAGTTTACGACTGTTACCGTCCCGGATGTTCAGGGCAGAGACGGATATGTGGTGAATATCAACCAGTGGGTTGATTTGAGCAGTGTTGGGGATTTCGAGGCTTTCTCAACCGCGGTGATGATGAACGAGGAGTTCAAGCTGAATATCTATGGCGAACCGCGCCTCAAGCTCGGTGCGCTGCCAACCATCGACATTGATTACAACAAGACGATCACCATGAAGG GACTCAACAAGCTTGAGGGTTTCAAGATTGAGAAACTGGGATTGAACACCAAACTCGGCCAGGGAAGGAATGCTGAAGGCACTGTGTTTATTCCTAACCCATCCGTTCTGACACTGACCATG GGCAACCTTACTTTGGACATTTCATCTAACGGCACCAAACTTGGCCAGTCTTTCTTGGACGATCTGGTGCTCCTTCCCGGTGACAACCATGTCCCCATGACTTCCTTTTTAGACATTACCGCTCTGGCCGACCTTCTTCCGGGCGATGGGATTTTGCCATTGACGATTGTTGGCAAATCCAGCGTATACAACAAACAACCTCTCTCGTATTTCACGAAGGCGCTGCAGGCAAACACGCTTAACACCAACGTAAACCTTAGCGCGGTTCTCGGCTGA
- a CDS encoding asparaginase ahrA (COG:E;~EggNog:ENOG410PJCN;~InterPro:IPR036152,IPR006034,IPR004550,IPR027475, IPR027474,IPR020827,IPR027473,IPR040919,IPR037152;~PFAM:PF00710,PF17763;~SECRETED:SignalP(1-19);~go_function: GO:0004067 - asparaginase activity [Evidence IEA];~go_process: GO:0006520 - cellular amino acid metabolic process [Evidence IEA];~go_process: GO:0006528 - asparagine metabolic process [Evidence IEA]): protein MGIRLRTFAVTALATISSASPLVYPRDSSSSNISYAFTYSNGLNFTQMNTSLPNVTIFATGGTIAGSAADNTATTGYQAGALGIQSLIDAVPEMLDVVNVAGIQITNVASGDVSSSILLSMAHRLNKVVCNDPTMAGAVVTHGTDTLEETAFFLDATVTCGKPIVIVGAMRPATAISADGPFNLLQSVTVAASPEARNRGSLVVMNDRIASAYYVSKTNANTMDTFKAVEMGYLGAIVSNTPYFFYPPVLPTGKTAFDVSDVASIPRVDILYSYQDMSNDTLFSAVENGAKGVVIAGSGAGAVNTPFSTAISSLVTKHHFPIVQSTRTGNGEVPYSESGGISSGFLSPPKARILLGLLLAKGQKVEEIRAAFGKTGV from the exons ATGGGTATCCGGTTAAGAACATTTGCAGTGACTGCTCTGGCTACTATAAGCAGCGCATCTCCGCTTGTATATCCCCGAGACAGTTCGAGCTCAAACATCAGTTACGCTTTCACCTACTCCAATGGCCTGAATTTCACTCAGATGAACACCAGCCTACCCAATGTGACTATATTCGCAACCG GAGGTACAATCGCGGGCTCCGCGGCGGACAACACCGCAACAACAGGCTACCAAGCCGGCGCCCTAGGGATCCAATCCCTCATCGACGCCGTCCCCGAAATGCTCGATGTCGTCAACGTAGCCGGTATCCAAATCACTAACGTCGCCAGCGGCGACGTCTCCTCCTCTATACTGCTAAGCATGGCGCACCGCCTCAACAAAGTCGTCTGCAACGACCCAACCATGGCCGGCGCAGTCGTCACCCACGGCACGGACACCCTCGAGGAAAcagccttcttcctcgacgcaACAGTCACCTGCGGCAAGCCCATTGTGATCGTCGGTGCAATGCGTCCGGCAACAGCCATCTCGGCCGACGGGcccttcaacctcctccaaTCTGTGACGGTGGCTGCGAGTCCCGAGGCAAGGAATCGGGGGAGCTTGGTTGTTATGAATGACCGTATTGCATCAGCTTATTATGTCTCCAAGACGAATGCGAACACAATGGACACGTTCAAGGCCGTTGAGATGGGGTATCTCGGTGCTATTGTCTCGAACACGCCTTATTTCTTCTACCCGCCTGTTCTGCCGACGGGGAAGACTGCTTTCGATGTATCGGATGTCGCCTCCATTCCGCGCGTGGATATCCTGTACTCGTACCAGGATATGAGCAACGATACGCTCTTCTCTGCCGTCGAGAATGGTGCAAAGGGTGTTGTT ATCGCGGGTTCAGGAGCTGGCGCCGTCAACACTCCTTTCTCGACGGCCATTTCGTCTCTTGTTACAAAGCACCATTTCCCCATCGTTCAGAGCACCCGCACTGGCAACGGCGAAGTTCCATACTCAGAGTCTGGCGGTATCTCAAGCGGGTTCTTAAGCCCACCCAAGGCGCGTATTCTGCTCGGGCTGCTACTAGCGAAGGGACAAAAGGTTGAGGAAATAAGGGCGGCCTTTGGGAAGACTGGTGTTTGA